The Actinomadura sp. WMMB 499 genome includes a window with the following:
- a CDS encoding transposase family protein yields the protein MLFYRASLPLSRPTLEYVTGVVRRHRRQVDSKGRALVPGMQALMTLVYLKKGETFAQLGAGFGVGTATAWRYVNETVMLLSARAPKLERALARARRDGVPFLVLDGTLIPIDRVRADRPFYSGKHKRHGMNLQVIAAPDGTIVWVSGPLRGAVHDIKAARIWGIVRHLAACGIPVLADKAYVGAGPHIHVPVKGKDLPDHLKQANQALGRLRGPGERANAQLKSWKILTRLRCCPFMAGHLAKAVHVLHNREHRPY from the coding sequence ATGCTTTTCTACCGTGCTTCGCTGCCGTTGTCGCGTCCGACGCTGGAGTACGTGACCGGTGTGGTCCGCCGTCACCGCAGGCAGGTGGACAGCAAGGGCCGGGCGCTGGTGCCGGGGATGCAGGCGCTGATGACGCTGGTGTACCTGAAGAAGGGCGAGACGTTCGCGCAGTTGGGCGCCGGTTTCGGGGTCGGCACCGCCACCGCGTGGCGGTATGTGAACGAGACGGTCATGCTGCTGTCGGCTCGCGCTCCCAAGCTGGAGCGGGCGCTGGCCCGGGCACGACGGGACGGGGTGCCCTTCCTGGTGCTGGACGGCACGCTGATCCCCATCGACCGGGTGCGGGCCGACCGGCCGTTCTACTCGGGCAAGCACAAACGGCATGGCATGAACTTGCAGGTCATCGCGGCACCGGACGGGACGATCGTGTGGGTGTCGGGACCGTTGCGCGGCGCGGTCCACGACATCAAGGCCGCCCGAATCTGGGGCATCGTCCGGCACCTGGCCGCCTGCGGGATCCCGGTGCTGGCCGACAAGGCCTACGTCGGAGCCGGCCCGCACATCCATGTCCCGGTCAAGGGCAAGGACCTGCCCGACCATCTCAAGCAGGCCAACCAGGCCCTGGGGCGGCTCCGCGGACCCGGAGAACGGGCGAACGCACAGCTCAAGAGCTGGAAGATCCTCACCCGCCTACGCTGCTGCCCCTTCATGGCCGGTCATCTGGCCAAAGCTGTCCACGTCCTCCACAACCGCGAGCACCGGCCGTACTGA
- a CDS encoding p-hydroxycinnamoyl CoA hydratase/lyase, with product MSAPATEPGTAQEPWGDTVLVDFEDGIAWVTLNRPAKRNAMNPALNDEMVRTLDALEADPRCRVLVLTGAGESFSAGMDLKEYFREVDRSDDPSVQIRVRRASAEWQWKRLANWSKPTIAMVNGWCFGGAFTPLVACDLAISDEDARYGLSEINWGIPPGGVVSRALAATVSQRDALYFIMTGEPFDGRRAAEMRLVNEAVPAARLRERTRELAVKLAGMNPVVLRAAKVGFKMAQEMPWDLAEDYLYAKLEQSQFLDRERGREKGMAQFLDDKSYRPGLSAYTDNG from the coding sequence ATGTCCGCACCCGCCACCGAGCCCGGCACCGCGCAGGAACCGTGGGGCGACACCGTGCTCGTCGACTTCGAGGACGGCATCGCCTGGGTCACGCTGAACCGGCCCGCCAAGCGCAACGCCATGAACCCGGCCCTCAACGACGAGATGGTCCGCACCCTCGACGCGCTGGAGGCCGACCCCCGCTGCCGGGTGCTCGTCCTCACCGGCGCCGGCGAGTCGTTCTCCGCCGGGATGGACCTCAAGGAGTACTTCCGCGAGGTCGACCGGTCCGACGACCCGTCCGTCCAGATCCGGGTCCGCCGGGCCAGCGCCGAGTGGCAGTGGAAGCGGCTCGCGAACTGGTCCAAGCCGACGATCGCGATGGTGAACGGCTGGTGCTTCGGCGGCGCGTTCACCCCGCTGGTGGCCTGCGACCTCGCGATCTCCGACGAGGACGCGCGGTACGGCCTCTCGGAGATCAACTGGGGCATCCCGCCGGGCGGCGTGGTCAGCCGCGCGCTCGCCGCGACCGTCAGCCAGCGCGACGCGCTGTACTTCATCATGACCGGCGAGCCGTTCGACGGGCGCCGCGCCGCCGAGATGCGGCTGGTCAACGAGGCCGTCCCGGCCGCGCGGCTGCGCGAGCGCACCCGCGAGCTGGCGGTCAAGCTCGCCGGCATGAACCCGGTCGTGCTGCGCGCCGCGAAGGTCGGCTTCAAGATGGCCCAGGAGATGCCCTGGGACCTGGCCGAGGACTACCTGTACGCCAAGCTGGAGCAGTCGCAGTTCCTCGACCGCGAGCGCGGCAGGGAGAAGGGCATGGCGCAGTTCCTGGACGACAAGTCCTACCGGCCGGGGCTCTCGGCCTACACCGACAACGGCTGA
- a CDS encoding LuxR family transcriptional regulator: MADGIPLPDGPGFLSRAPELAALESLLRDARTGRGGALVLRGDAGIGKTALLERAVAAVPGPRRLRARGIGTDALPYGALHELCEPVLAAAETLPEPQREAVEVVFALRDGRRPEPSRLGLAVRALLAAGRPAVCLVDDAHALDPDSARVLAFAARRARTAPVAFLFAGRDEPGLRHFAGLPAHRLDGLGRDDAAALFGSRFRLPLDERVRDRLVDESRGNPGAVLEAQREAATEPTGGYAPPPGPPPDLDPRALPARTRRLLLLAAAEPLGDPALLWKAAALLGIGTDAAAPAEEAGLLHLGARVLFAHPRLRSSVHAAAAPADRRAAHAALAEATARTDPDRRAWHRAQSVVAPDEAVAAELEASVPRARARGGLAAAGAFLGRAAALTPDPARRAARALTAARLQLGAGNPETASSLLATATAGPLDVRGRALAALLAARLGLRTGRCGDAVAPLLAAARDLAPHDRPRAREACLDALAAGLVAGRLGEHPLTRAARAATGGEPGRHPADLLLDAIGRQLTRGHAAAAPHLRTAVDAFLAAPDGRDHLSAWLACGAATDLWDDGAWRALAERQLAAAHRTGARGVLPLALRQLALAHVHAGEFDDAAALVAEARATTDPWNVTAPLLADLVLTAWRGDGERLDRLTGTAARVARDRGHGQLLSVLDHATSVLHNGAGRYETALRSARRAARHDDPGLHAFVPSEVVEAAVRAGRPELAEPVMDLLVERTRAAGTGWADGIGLRSRALLTAGPGAEDLFREAIHALERTRAVPQLARTRLLYGEWLRREARRGDARAQLRRAHETLASIGAAGFAARAARELAACGDRPARPGATPLERLTPQETRIALLVADGATSKEAARELFLSPRTVDAHLRNIFRKLGLTSRRQLRDLKPQLPASKVG; encoded by the coding sequence ATGGCCGACGGGATCCCGCTCCCCGACGGGCCCGGATTCCTCTCCCGCGCACCCGAGCTCGCCGCGCTCGAGAGCCTGCTGCGCGACGCGCGCACCGGCCGCGGCGGCGCGCTCGTCCTGCGCGGGGACGCCGGGATCGGCAAGACGGCGCTGCTGGAGCGGGCGGTCGCGGCGGTGCCGGGGCCGCGGCGGCTCCGCGCCCGCGGGATCGGCACCGACGCGCTCCCGTACGGTGCGCTGCACGAGCTGTGCGAGCCCGTCCTCGCGGCGGCGGAGACGCTGCCGGAGCCGCAGCGGGAGGCCGTCGAGGTGGTCTTCGCGCTGCGCGACGGCCGCCGGCCCGAGCCGTCCCGCCTCGGCCTCGCCGTCCGCGCGCTGCTGGCCGCCGGGCGCCCGGCCGTCTGCCTCGTCGACGACGCGCACGCGCTCGACCCCGACTCCGCGCGCGTCCTGGCCTTCGCCGCGCGCCGCGCGCGCACCGCGCCCGTGGCCTTCCTGTTCGCCGGCCGCGACGAACCGGGCCTGCGGCACTTCGCCGGACTCCCCGCGCACCGGCTCGACGGCCTCGGCCGCGACGACGCGGCCGCCCTCTTCGGCTCCCGGTTCCGCCTGCCCCTGGACGAACGCGTCCGCGACCGGCTCGTCGACGAGTCGCGCGGCAACCCCGGGGCCGTCCTGGAGGCGCAGCGGGAGGCCGCGACGGAACCGACCGGCGGGTACGCGCCGCCCCCCGGCCCCCCGCCCGACCTCGACCCGCGGGCCCTGCCCGCCCGCACGCGGCGGCTGCTCCTGCTCGCCGCCGCCGAACCGCTCGGCGATCCCGCGCTGCTGTGGAAGGCCGCCGCGCTGCTCGGCATCGGGACGGACGCCGCCGCGCCCGCCGAGGAGGCGGGCCTCCTGCACCTCGGCGCCCGCGTCCTGTTCGCGCACCCGCGGCTGCGCTCGTCCGTGCACGCGGCCGCGGCCCCCGCCGACCGCCGGGCCGCGCACGCCGCGCTCGCCGAGGCGACCGCCCGCACCGACCCCGACCGCCGCGCCTGGCACCGCGCGCAGTCGGTGGTCGCGCCGGACGAGGCCGTGGCCGCCGAGCTGGAGGCGTCCGTCCCGCGGGCCCGCGCGCGCGGCGGCCTGGCCGCGGCGGGCGCGTTCCTCGGCCGCGCCGCCGCGCTGACCCCCGACCCGGCGCGCCGCGCGGCGCGCGCCCTGACGGCCGCCCGCCTGCAGCTCGGGGCGGGCAACCCCGAAACCGCGTCCAGCCTGCTCGCCACCGCGACGGCCGGCCCGCTCGACGTGCGCGGGCGGGCGCTCGCCGCCCTGCTGGCGGCCCGGCTCGGCCTGCGGACCGGGCGCTGCGGCGATGCCGTCGCGCCGCTGCTGGCCGCCGCCCGCGACCTCGCGCCGCACGACCGTCCGAGAGCCCGCGAAGCGTGCCTGGACGCGCTCGCCGCCGGGCTCGTGGCCGGCCGGCTCGGCGAGCACCCCCTCACCCGGGCCGCCCGCGCCGCCACCGGCGGGGAGCCCGGCCGGCACCCCGCCGACCTGCTGCTCGACGCCATCGGCCGGCAGCTGACCCGCGGCCATGCCGCCGCCGCCCCGCACCTGCGGACGGCCGTCGACGCCTTCCTCGCCGCCCCGGACGGGCGCGACCACCTCTCCGCCTGGCTCGCCTGCGGCGCTGCCACCGACCTGTGGGACGACGGCGCCTGGCGGGCCCTCGCCGAACGGCAGCTCGCCGCCGCGCACCGGACGGGCGCGCGCGGCGTCCTCCCCCTCGCCCTGCGGCAGCTCGCGCTCGCCCATGTCCACGCGGGCGAGTTCGACGACGCCGCCGCTCTCGTGGCCGAGGCCCGCGCCACGACCGACCCGTGGAACGTCACCGCGCCCCTGCTGGCCGACCTCGTGCTCACGGCCTGGCGGGGCGACGGCGAGCGCCTCGACCGGCTCACCGGCACGGCCGCCCGCGTGGCGCGCGACCGCGGGCACGGGCAGCTGCTCTCGGTCCTCGACCACGCGACGTCCGTCCTGCACAACGGCGCGGGCCGGTACGAGACCGCGCTGCGCTCCGCCCGCCGCGCCGCCCGGCACGACGACCCGGGGCTGCACGCGTTCGTCCCGTCCGAGGTGGTGGAGGCCGCCGTCCGGGCCGGCCGTCCCGAACTGGCCGAACCCGTCATGGATCTGCTCGTCGAACGGACCCGCGCGGCCGGCACCGGCTGGGCCGACGGCATCGGGCTCCGGTCGCGCGCCCTGCTGACCGCCGGGCCCGGCGCCGAGGACCTCTTCCGGGAGGCGATCCACGCGCTGGAGCGCACCCGCGCCGTCCCCCAGCTCGCCCGGACCCGGCTGCTCTACGGCGAGTGGCTCCGCCGCGAGGCCCGGCGCGGCGACGCGCGGGCCCAGCTCCGCCGCGCCCACGAGACGCTCGCCTCGATCGGCGCCGCCGGGTTCGCCGCCCGCGCCGCCCGCGAGCTCGCCGCCTGCGGCGACCGTCCCGCCCGTCCCGGCGCCACCCCGCTGGAGCGGCTCACCCCGCAGGAGACCCGGATCGCCCTCCTCGTCGCCGACGGGGCCACCTCCAAGGAGGCGGCCCGCGAGCTGTTCCTCAGCCCCCGCACGGTCGACGCGCACCTGCGCAACATCTTCAGGAAGCTCGGCCTGACCTCCCGCAGGCAGCTGCGCGACCTGAAGCCCCAGCTGCCCGCGAGCAAGGTCGGATGA
- a CDS encoding ABC transporter ATP-binding protein translates to MTVLEVDGLAKRYRVRGGVVNAVRDVSFNVAEGRTLALVGESGCGKSTTGRALLGIPEPDAGSIRVDGVDLTAASRRDAAAARRHVQMIFQDARSSLNPRRRVRDLVAEGLVISGVPRAEIGPRVEAMLDAVGLDPARVADRRAAEFSGGQCQRIAIARAMVMRPKILVCDEPVASLDVSVQAQVVNLIQDMKRDHGLALLFISHDLSVVRTISDSVAVMYLGRIVEIGEVEGIYSRPSHPYTKALLDSIPVPDPGRPSRGDALGGEPPSPMDPPGGCAFRTRCPLARRRCADETPPLRRTADDRRVACHFPLGEESG, encoded by the coding sequence ATGACGGTTCTGGAGGTCGACGGCCTCGCCAAGCGGTACCGGGTTCGGGGCGGCGTGGTGAACGCGGTCCGCGACGTGTCGTTCAACGTGGCCGAGGGCCGGACGCTCGCGCTGGTCGGCGAGTCGGGGTGCGGCAAGTCCACGACCGGACGGGCGCTGCTGGGCATCCCGGAGCCGGACGCGGGCTCGATCCGCGTCGACGGCGTCGACCTGACGGCAGCGTCCCGGCGGGACGCCGCGGCCGCGCGCCGGCACGTCCAGATGATCTTCCAGGACGCGCGGTCGTCCCTCAACCCGCGGCGCCGGGTCCGGGATCTGGTCGCGGAGGGGCTGGTCATCTCGGGGGTGCCGCGCGCGGAGATCGGCCCGCGGGTCGAGGCGATGCTGGACGCGGTGGGGCTGGACCCGGCGCGGGTGGCCGACCGGCGGGCGGCGGAGTTCTCCGGCGGGCAGTGCCAGCGGATCGCGATCGCGCGCGCGATGGTGATGCGGCCGAAGATCCTCGTGTGCGACGAGCCGGTGGCCTCGCTGGACGTGTCGGTGCAGGCGCAGGTCGTCAACCTGATCCAGGACATGAAGCGGGACCACGGGCTGGCGCTGCTGTTCATCTCGCACGACCTGTCCGTGGTGCGGACCATCAGCGACAGCGTCGCGGTCATGTATCTGGGTCGGATCGTGGAGATCGGCGAGGTCGAGGGGATCTACTCCCGCCCGTCGCACCCCTACACGAAGGCGCTGCTGGACTCGATCCCGGTGCCGGACCCCGGACGTCCGTCCCGCGGCGACGCGCTCGGCGGCGAACCGCCCTCGCCGATGGACCCGCCCGGCGGCTGCGCGTTCCGGACGCGGTGCCCGCTGGCCCGGCGGCGGTGCGCGGACGAGACGCCGCCGCTGCGCCGGACCGCGGACGACCGCCGCGTCGCCTGCCACTTCCCCCTCGGCGAGGAGAGCGGATGA
- a CDS encoding CapA family protein, with the protein MITFTAVGDVAPEREDVDSLFARAAPEIRAADLAFMQLEMTLTTRGQRVPQVRHTSRAHPRAAGAFRRAGFDLVSWAGNHALDWGFEGFRDTIEALDGAGLTTLGAGETLEEARRPRVTEVGGVRVAVLAYCSILPDSYWATYNRPGVVPLRAFTVHEPMEPDQPGTPHRMRTFPHPEDLAALLADIAAAREVADVVVVSAHWGIHFTHAEIADYQRTVAHAAIDAGADLILGHHAHILKGIEVYRGKAIFYSIGNFAIELPMDEEHANRPTFRHLLSLHPGWEPDIGGMYNFPPDSRKSMMVRCEMDASGVRTVGFRPVHIDRTAVPEPLAPDDPRFAEVVEYVTRISAEQSLPVRLGVEGDLVTIA; encoded by the coding sequence ATGATCACCTTTACCGCCGTCGGGGACGTCGCCCCGGAACGCGAGGACGTCGATTCCCTTTTCGCGCGCGCGGCCCCGGAGATCCGGGCGGCGGACCTCGCGTTCATGCAGCTGGAGATGACGCTCACGACGCGCGGGCAGCGCGTCCCGCAGGTGCGGCACACCTCGCGGGCCCACCCCCGGGCGGCCGGGGCGTTCCGGCGGGCCGGGTTCGACCTCGTCTCGTGGGCGGGCAACCACGCGCTGGACTGGGGCTTCGAGGGCTTCCGCGACACGATCGAGGCGCTCGACGGGGCCGGGCTGACGACGCTGGGCGCCGGGGAGACGCTGGAGGAGGCGCGCCGCCCGCGCGTCACCGAGGTCGGCGGGGTGCGGGTGGCGGTGCTGGCCTACTGCAGCATCCTGCCCGACTCCTACTGGGCCACCTACAACCGTCCGGGGGTCGTGCCGCTGCGGGCCTTCACCGTCCATGAGCCGATGGAGCCGGACCAGCCGGGGACCCCGCACCGGATGCGGACCTTCCCCCACCCCGAGGACCTCGCCGCCCTGCTCGCCGACATCGCCGCCGCCCGCGAGGTCGCGGACGTCGTCGTCGTGTCGGCGCACTGGGGGATCCACTTCACCCACGCCGAGATCGCGGACTACCAGCGGACCGTCGCGCACGCGGCGATCGACGCGGGCGCGGACCTGATCCTCGGGCACCACGCGCACATCCTCAAGGGGATCGAGGTCTACCGGGGCAAGGCGATCTTCTACAGCATCGGGAACTTCGCCATCGAGCTGCCGATGGACGAGGAGCACGCGAACCGTCCGACGTTCCGGCACCTGCTGTCGCTGCACCCCGGCTGGGAGCCCGACATCGGCGGCATGTACAACTTCCCGCCCGATTCCCGGAAGTCGATGATGGTGCGCTGCGAGATGGACGCCTCGGGCGTCCGCACGGTCGGGTTCCGTCCCGTCCACATCGACCGGACGGCGGTGCCCGAGCCGCTGGCGCCGGACGATCCCCGCTTCGCCGAGGTGGTCGAGTACGTCACGCGGATCAGCGCGGAGCAGTCGCTTCCGGTGCGGCTCGGCGTGGAGGGGGACCTGGTGACGATCGCGTGA
- a CDS encoding MmgE/PrpD family protein codes for MTGLTRRLAGWTASLRFDALPGEVLDRVERHLLDALAAGVVGHDRPWTRRVLAYAAAESPPGRATVVLTGEALRPEWAALVNGTAMHGFEIDDYALPGLSHPSCAVVPAALAAAQETGADGRRLLAALAAGYEITVRFGRACTPSLTSDRGFHVTSALGVFGAAAAAASLHGLGGDAAHAAFGIAASLAGGTTEFTRTGGDVKRLHGGFAASAGLRAVALARAGLTGPGAAVEGERGFLAAFVARADPARLVDDLGTDWAVGDLGIKPWCVCAGLQAPLAALDELAGRAPFVPSGVARIEVGLDGPTLAHVGRLGPRPGDLTEAQLSLHHAVATRLVMGGNDPAHYRAFEQGREPPEVAELGGRVRGHLDAGADAVFPRRVLAEVTVRLDGGRVLSTRCEAPGSPGRPLGAGAVGEKFDRLAGPVLGERAARLVAGRVADLRAGAGADALLAPMAAGRSGRSSGQTGET; via the coding sequence ATGACGGGCCTCACCCGGCGGCTCGCCGGCTGGACGGCGTCGCTCCGGTTCGACGCTCTGCCCGGCGAGGTCCTCGACCGCGTCGAGCGGCACCTGCTGGACGCGCTCGCCGCCGGGGTCGTCGGGCACGACCGGCCGTGGACCCGCCGCGTCCTGGCGTACGCGGCGGCGGAGTCCCCGCCCGGACGCGCGACGGTCGTGCTGACCGGGGAGGCGCTGCGGCCCGAGTGGGCGGCGCTGGTCAACGGCACGGCCATGCACGGGTTCGAGATCGACGACTACGCGCTGCCGGGCCTGTCGCACCCGTCCTGCGCGGTCGTCCCGGCCGCGCTGGCGGCGGCGCAGGAGACCGGGGCGGACGGCCGCCGGCTGCTGGCCGCGCTCGCCGCGGGCTACGAGATCACCGTCCGGTTCGGCCGGGCCTGCACGCCGTCGCTGACCTCCGACCGGGGCTTCCACGTGACGAGCGCGCTCGGGGTGTTCGGCGCGGCGGCCGCGGCGGCGAGCCTGCACGGCCTCGGCGGGGACGCGGCGCACGCGGCGTTCGGCATCGCGGCGTCCCTGGCGGGCGGCACGACGGAGTTCACCCGGACGGGCGGGGACGTGAAGCGGCTGCACGGCGGGTTCGCGGCCTCGGCCGGGCTCCGCGCCGTCGCGCTCGCGCGGGCCGGGCTGACCGGTCCCGGCGCCGCCGTGGAGGGCGAGCGCGGCTTCCTCGCCGCGTTCGTCGCCCGGGCGGACCCGGCGCGGCTGGTCGACGACCTGGGTACGGACTGGGCGGTCGGGGACCTCGGCATCAAGCCGTGGTGCGTGTGCGCCGGCCTCCAGGCGCCGCTGGCCGCGCTGGACGAGCTGGCCGGACGGGCGCCGTTCGTCCCGTCCGGCGTGGCGCGGATCGAGGTCGGGCTGGACGGGCCGACGCTCGCGCACGTGGGCCGGCTCGGGCCGCGTCCGGGCGATCTCACCGAGGCCCAGCTCAGCCTGCACCACGCGGTGGCGACGCGGCTGGTGATGGGCGGCAACGACCCCGCCCACTACCGCGCGTTCGAGCAGGGCCGCGAGCCGCCCGAGGTGGCCGAGCTGGGCGGGCGCGTCCGCGGGCATCTCGACGCGGGCGCCGACGCGGTGTTCCCGCGGCGGGTGCTGGCCGAGGTCACCGTCCGCCTGGACGGCGGGCGCGTCCTGTCGACCCGGTGCGAGGCTCCGGGGTCGCCCGGACGTCCGCTGGGTGCGGGCGCGGTCGGGGAGAAGTTCGACCGCCTGGCGGGCCCGGTGCTCGGGGAGCGCGCGGCGCGGCTGGTGGCCGGGCGGGTCGCGGACCTGCGCGCGGGCGCGGGCGCGGACGCACTCCTCGCGCCGATGGCGGCCGGACGCAGCGGGCGGAGCAGCGGACAGACGGGAGAAACATGA
- a CDS encoding PaaX family transcriptional regulator C-terminal domain-containing protein, with product MSGHTTRQSQRLLRTLFGDYWMAEGALAPAGAVAEMLGDYGVSVPAARAALRRSAQKDLLASSRSGRSTHYGLTGEGRRTLAEVWDRLVEFGTAQEWDGRWTCVAFSIPEQQRDQRHRLRGRLRWLGFAPLYDGVWVCPKAVDGRLRAVLAELGVAAATVIVGEQAGSGTEFGRALDAWDLAEVRAECERFVAETAGIEERMAAGLVAPAEALRLRTRLMVRWVGLVNDVPDLPPELLPADWPVREARRLWETVYDGLRLPARYRVRQIVAAYAPELVDGVAVRAVGDAVDAVDAASAPSS from the coding sequence ATGTCCGGGCACACCACGAGGCAGTCCCAGCGCCTGCTGCGCACCCTCTTCGGCGATTACTGGATGGCGGAGGGCGCGCTCGCCCCGGCCGGTGCCGTGGCCGAGATGCTGGGCGACTACGGGGTCTCGGTCCCGGCGGCGCGCGCCGCGCTCCGCCGGTCGGCGCAGAAGGACCTGCTGGCGTCCAGCAGGTCGGGCAGGTCGACGCACTACGGCCTGACCGGCGAGGGACGCCGGACGCTGGCCGAGGTGTGGGACCGGCTCGTCGAGTTCGGCACCGCGCAGGAGTGGGACGGGCGCTGGACGTGCGTCGCGTTCTCCATCCCCGAACAGCAGCGGGACCAGCGTCACCGGCTGCGCGGCCGGCTGCGCTGGCTGGGGTTCGCCCCGCTCTACGACGGGGTGTGGGTGTGCCCGAAGGCCGTGGACGGGCGGCTCCGTGCGGTGCTGGCGGAGCTGGGCGTCGCCGCGGCGACGGTCATCGTCGGCGAGCAGGCCGGCAGCGGCACCGAGTTCGGCCGCGCCCTCGACGCGTGGGACCTGGCGGAGGTGCGCGCCGAGTGCGAGCGGTTCGTCGCCGAGACCGCCGGGATCGAGGAGCGGATGGCGGCGGGGCTGGTCGCCCCGGCCGAGGCGCTGCGGCTGCGCACGCGGCTGATGGTGCGCTGGGTCGGGCTGGTCAACGACGTGCCGGACCTGCCGCCGGAGCTGCTGCCCGCCGACTGGCCGGTCCGGGAGGCCCGGCGGCTGTGGGAGACGGTGTACGACGGGCTGCGGCTGCCCGCGCGGTACCGGGTCCGGCAGATCGTCGCGGCCTACGCGCCCGAGCTCGTCGACGGCGTCGCCGTCCGCGCGGTGGGCGACGCGGTGGACGCGGTCGACGCCGCCTCCGCCCCGTCCTCGTAA
- a CDS encoding long-chain fatty acid--CoA ligase — protein MRDEGLGSWPVRRARMTPDRVALVHGGRRDTYAVLARRTAALAAGLRGLGVRRGDRVGYLGPNHPAYLETLFAAASLGAVFVPVNARSAAPELAHVLADAGVSVLVHTAAAGPLVDEAAPPGLRERLVVGEPRYEDMAGGDAEPADDPVGLDDPCLIMYTSGSTGRPKGAVLSHGNLTWNCVNVLVESDLSGAEVALVAAPLFHTAALGMTCLPTLLKGGTAVLMESFDPAAALELIARHRVTLLFGVPTMYDAIAAEPGWADADLSSVRTLLCGGAPVPAATMRRYLDRGLAFVQGYGMTETSPGVLVLDPSAARAKAGTAGVPSFFTDVRVVDPSGRPVPEGERGEIVVRGRNVMLGYWNRPAATDEALAGGWMHSGDVATVDADGYVTVVDRIKDMIISGGENVYPAEVESALYEHPAVELCTVVGAPDPKWGEVPRAIVVLRAGASATAEEIRGHLRERLAGYKVPKSVEFWDDLPRTGAGKIRKAAVRERLR, from the coding sequence ATGCGTGACGAGGGACTGGGCTCGTGGCCGGTGCGGCGGGCCCGGATGACCCCGGACCGGGTGGCGCTGGTGCACGGCGGGCGCCGCGACACCTACGCCGTCCTGGCCCGCCGCACCGCCGCCCTCGCGGCCGGGCTGCGCGGGCTCGGGGTGCGGCGCGGCGACCGGGTCGGCTACCTCGGCCCGAACCACCCGGCCTACCTGGAGACGCTGTTCGCGGCGGCGTCGCTCGGGGCGGTGTTCGTGCCGGTCAACGCCCGGTCCGCGGCGCCCGAGCTGGCGCACGTCCTCGCGGACGCCGGGGTGTCGGTCCTCGTGCACACCGCCGCGGCGGGGCCGCTGGTGGACGAGGCGGCGCCGCCGGGGCTGCGCGAGCGCCTCGTGGTGGGGGAGCCCCGCTACGAGGACATGGCGGGCGGGGACGCCGAACCCGCCGACGATCCGGTCGGCCTGGACGACCCCTGCCTGATCATGTACACCTCGGGCAGCACCGGACGGCCGAAGGGGGCCGTGCTCAGTCACGGCAACCTGACGTGGAACTGCGTCAACGTCCTGGTGGAGTCGGACCTGTCCGGCGCCGAGGTCGCGCTGGTGGCCGCCCCGCTCTTCCACACCGCGGCGCTCGGCATGACCTGCCTGCCGACGCTCCTCAAGGGCGGCACCGCCGTGCTGATGGAGTCCTTCGACCCGGCGGCGGCACTCGAGCTGATCGCACGGCACCGCGTCACCCTGCTGTTCGGGGTGCCCACGATGTACGACGCGATCGCCGCCGAGCCGGGCTGGGCGGACGCGGACCTGTCCAGCGTCCGCACGCTGCTGTGCGGCGGGGCCCCGGTCCCGGCCGCGACCATGCGGCGGTACCTGGACCGCGGGCTGGCGTTCGTCCAGGGGTACGGGATGACCGAGACCTCGCCGGGCGTGCTCGTCCTCGACCCGTCGGCGGCGCGGGCGAAGGCCGGGACGGCGGGCGTCCCGTCGTTCTTCACCGACGTGCGGGTGGTCGACCCGTCCGGACGGCCCGTGCCCGAGGGCGAACGGGGCGAGATCGTCGTCCGGGGCCGCAACGTCATGCTCGGCTACTGGAACCGGCCCGCCGCCACCGACGAGGCCCTCGCCGGCGGGTGGATGCACTCCGGGGACGTCGCGACGGTCGACGCGGACGGGTACGTCACCGTCGTCGACCGGATCAAGGACATGATCATCTCGGGTGGGGAGAACGTGTACCCCGCCGAGGTGGAGTCCGCCCTCTACGAGCATCCGGCGGTCGAGCTGTGCACGGTGGTGGGGGCGCCCGACCCGAAATGGGGCGAGGTGCCGCGCGCGATCGTCGTCCTGCGGGCCGGGGCGAGCGCCACGGCCGAGGAGATCCGCGGCCACCTGCGCGAGCGGCTCGCCGGGTACAAGGTGCCGAAGTCCGTCGAGTTCTGGGACGACCTGCCCCGCACCGGGGCCGGGAAGATCCGGAAGGCGGCGGTGCGGGAGCGGCTGCGGTGA
- a CDS encoding MarR family winged helix-turn-helix transcriptional regulator, whose translation MAAHDPPEPLTLYLVKRLELVIRSRMDEALRPYGLTTPQFTALTALRHRDGLSSAQLARRSFVTPQTMNEMVRALERHGHIQRRRDPDNRRVLLISLTEAGRALLRRCDPVVEAIEDEMMGAIPAVQHPLFRQSLELGHAVLGDRGRAGD comes from the coding sequence ATGGCCGCCCATGACCCGCCCGAGCCTCTCACGCTCTACCTCGTCAAGCGCCTGGAGCTGGTGATCCGCTCGCGGATGGACGAGGCGCTGCGCCCGTACGGCCTGACGACGCCGCAGTTCACCGCGCTGACCGCGCTGCGGCACCGGGACGGTCTGTCGTCGGCGCAGCTCGCACGGCGCTCGTTCGTGACGCCCCAGACGATGAACGAGATGGTGCGCGCGCTGGAGCGGCACGGGCACATCCAGCGGCGCCGCGACCCGGACAACCGGCGCGTCCTGCTGATCAGCCTCACCGAGGCGGGACGGGCGCTGCTGCGGCGCTGCGACCCGGTGGTCGAGGCGATCGAGGACGAGATGATGGGCGCGATCCCCGCCGTCCAGCACCCGCTGTTCCGGCAGAGCCTCGAACTCGGGCACGCCGTCCTCGGCGACCGCGGCCGCGCCGGGGACTGA